Proteins co-encoded in one Chitinophagales bacterium genomic window:
- a CDS encoding TonB-dependent receptor, which translates to MKNIFILLWLLGMSYNAHSQIITIKEQNSNKPLEWVTLFSEHPRVFTTTNVRGQADITPFKGVEKIEIRTIAHETITKSYAELELASFEVFLNLSTHYVDAVVVSASRWRQTSSDIPSKIISISTKEAALQNPQTAADLLGISGKVYIQKSQQGGGSPMIRGFATNRLLYTVDGVRMNNAIFRGGNIQNVISLDPFATESTEVFFGPGSVIYGSDAIGGVMSFQTLTPQFSLTEKPLATGKVIATYSSANKEKTGHFDINLGWKKWSLVSSISSFDYNDLRMGSHGSDDYLKPFYVERRDGEDVVIENEDPRIQIPSAYSQLNLMQKIRFRPNEQWDFQYGFHRSQTSEYGRYDRHNRLRNGLPRYGEWGYGPQKWMMNNLNVSHNSNKKAFDQMTIRLAQQSFEESRISRDLNKSGREIRTEEVEAYSANIDFNKELSTKNTLLYGFEYVINDVTSTGIDENISTGEVQQGPSRYPQATWQSIAAYMSNQYKMSDKFLIQAGLRYNQFILDAEFDTTFYPFPFTESHLNKGSLTGSIGIVHRPSETWVLSSNLATAFRSPNVDDIGKIFDSEPGAVVVPNPDLEAEYAYNVDIGAVKTLGEAVRIDLSGYYTVLDNALVRRDFTLNGKDSIVYDGELSQVQAIQNAAVANVYGLQAGIEVKLSSGFGFSSDFNYQKGEEELDDGSKSPSRHAAPFFGTSRLTYSKNRLNLQFYAVYQGERKFEDLTQEEQGKTEIYALDENGNPYSPSWCTFNLKGTYQLSDHILVSTGIENIADKRYRPYSSGISGAGRNFILSLRASF; encoded by the coding sequence ATGAAAAATATATTTATACTGTTGTGGTTATTGGGAATGTCCTATAATGCTCATTCTCAAATAATCACCATCAAAGAGCAAAATAGCAATAAACCACTCGAATGGGTAACATTATTCAGTGAACACCCGAGGGTTTTTACCACTACCAATGTAAGAGGACAAGCTGATATCACTCCTTTCAAAGGAGTAGAAAAAATCGAAATTCGCACAATCGCCCACGAAACCATCACAAAAAGTTATGCCGAACTTGAATTGGCTTCTTTTGAAGTATTTCTCAATCTTTCAACACATTATGTAGATGCCGTAGTAGTTTCGGCTTCTCGTTGGCGGCAAACCTCAAGTGATATTCCTTCAAAAATCATTTCGATTTCAACCAAAGAGGCAGCCCTTCAAAATCCACAAACAGCCGCAGATTTGTTGGGAATATCGGGAAAAGTGTATATCCAAAAAAGTCAACAAGGTGGGGGAAGTCCTATGATTAGAGGTTTTGCCACCAATCGCTTGCTTTATACAGTAGATGGCGTGAGGATGAACAATGCCATTTTCCGAGGCGGTAATATCCAAAATGTCATTTCGCTCGACCCTTTTGCCACCGAAAGTACCGAAGTGTTTTTTGGCCCAGGTTCGGTAATTTACGGAAGTGATGCCATTGGAGGAGTGATGAGTTTTCAGACCCTTACCCCTCAATTCTCGCTTACCGAAAAACCCTTAGCAACAGGTAAGGTAATCGCTACTTATTCTTCTGCCAATAAAGAGAAAACGGGGCATTTCGACATCAATTTGGGCTGGAAAAAGTGGTCATTGGTGAGCAGCATCAGTTCGTTTGATTACAACGATTTGCGAATGGGAAGCCATGGCTCTGATGATTATTTGAAGCCTTTTTATGTAGAACGCCGAGATGGTGAGGATGTAGTGATTGAAAATGAAGATCCAAGAATCCAAATTCCTTCTGCTTACTCGCAGCTCAATTTGATGCAAAAAATACGCTTCCGACCAAACGAGCAATGGGATTTTCAATACGGTTTTCACCGCTCCCAAACCTCCGAATATGGACGCTACGACCGCCACAACCGCCTACGAAATGGATTGCCTCGCTATGGGGAGTGGGGTTATGGTCCCCAAAAGTGGATGATGAACAATCTCAACGTCAGCCATAACAGCAACAAAAAAGCCTTTGACCAAATGACCATTCGCTTGGCACAGCAGTCTTTTGAAGAAAGCCGTATCAGCCGTGACCTCAATAAATCGGGTAGAGAAATTCGCACCGAAGAAGTAGAAGCCTATTCTGCAAATATAGATTTCAACAAAGAATTAAGTACTAAAAACACACTTTTGTATGGCTTTGAATATGTTATCAATGACGTGACTTCAACAGGAATTGACGAGAACATCTCTACTGGAGAAGTTCAACAAGGGCCTTCAAGATATCCACAAGCTACTTGGCAATCCATTGCCGCCTACATGAGCAATCAATACAAAATGTCGGATAAGTTTTTGATTCAGGCAGGTTTGCGTTACAATCAATTCATTTTAGATGCCGAATTTGACACCACCTTCTACCCTTTTCCATTTACCGAATCCCATCTCAACAAAGGTTCTTTGACAGGAAGCATCGGCATAGTACACCGCCCTTCCGAAACATGGGTTCTCAGCTCCAATCTTGCCACAGCTTTTCGCTCTCCCAATGTGGACGACATCGGTAAAATCTTTGATTCTGAACCAGGTGCGGTTGTAGTTCCCAATCCCGACCTTGAAGCAGAATATGCTTACAATGTAGATATTGGAGCGGTCAAAACACTTGGTGAAGCAGTGAGAATAGATTTATCAGGCTATTATACAGTGCTTGATAATGCATTGGTTCGCCGTGATTTCACTTTGAATGGCAAAGATAGCATTGTGTATGATGGAGAATTGAGTCAAGTACAAGCCATTCAAAATGCAGCAGTTGCGAATGTATATGGTCTGCAAGCAGGTATTGAAGTAAAACTGTCGTCTGGCTTTGGTTTTTCTTCGGACTTCAATTACCAAAAAGGGGAAGAAGAATTGGATGATGGTTCTAAAAGTCCTTCAAGACATGCTGCACCGTTTTTTGGTACGTCAAGGTTGACCTACTCCAAAAACCGCCTCAACCTACAATTCTATGCTGTGTATCAAGGTGAACGCAAGTTTGAAGATTTGACGCAAGAAGAACAGGGGAAAACCGAAATTTATGCGCTCGATGAAAATGGAAATCCATACTCTCCAAGTTGGTGTACCTTCAATTTGAAGGGAACC